The Rhodocytophaga rosea genome has a segment encoding these proteins:
- a CDS encoding T9SS type B sorting domain-containing protein — protein sequence MKSIQLFCLLLLLAIPTWATHIVGGELSVQYANRDYRYTLSLNLYFDDINGESEAEDNEIFVAVFSKTTHQRINYFALSQSGSSQVAYTSASCVNGRLQTRQIRYSTEITLDPNIYTEAGGYYFTWERCCRNETIANSINPGNQGMVFYLEFPALSKDGRRFINSSPAFTMPKGDYICVNEPSIFEFGAADADGDALKYSLVAPLAGNSELRNPPFGIGPNPGEGKVFYPAPYKTLNWLAGYNLSNVMGGPVPLQVNATTGQLIFTTNRLGLYVFSVLCEEFRDGVKIGAVQRDFQLLVIDCPKNSAPVVQIKQENATALYQQGQIMTLSYSGQPCFEVLVSDPDFSATIQLQVNALNFPAAALTVSSTLGRITNPKDTLHSKVCFIECIPHSMQEPLLIEIIASDNGCPVPKRDTMVVQVYMEPIPSISPDVETTLPDNTVMVQNVQSINFNVTATDRDGDKIKLYAVGRGFSLAEMGMSFTNSSGVGTITQPFVWTPTCELMENKNTFAIDFITEDNSCSTDRFDTTTVYLTIESFEKVISQFMPPNVFTPNNDGANDYFQIPNLPSDNCQYVFQSIEVFNRWGKPVYSSHIRDFQWSGLGFPTGTYFYLINYGAIVYKGTVSLLR from the coding sequence ATGAAAAGTATACAGCTTTTCTGTCTGCTACTTCTTTTAGCCATTCCCACCTGGGCTACACATATTGTTGGAGGCGAACTGAGTGTACAATATGCCAACCGGGATTACAGGTATACCTTATCATTGAATCTGTATTTTGATGATATTAATGGCGAAAGTGAGGCAGAGGATAATGAGATATTTGTGGCAGTTTTCAGCAAAACCACTCACCAGCGGATTAATTACTTTGCTTTATCCCAGAGTGGAAGTTCACAGGTTGCCTATACCAGTGCATCCTGTGTCAATGGCCGCTTGCAAACCCGTCAGATCCGCTATAGTACTGAAATTACCCTGGACCCTAATATATATACAGAGGCTGGAGGATATTATTTTACCTGGGAACGATGCTGCCGGAATGAAACCATCGCAAACAGTATCAATCCCGGCAATCAGGGAATGGTGTTTTATCTGGAATTTCCGGCTCTGAGCAAAGATGGTCGCCGGTTTATCAACAGTTCTCCTGCGTTTACCATGCCTAAAGGTGATTACATATGTGTAAATGAACCTTCTATATTCGAATTTGGTGCTGCTGATGCAGATGGGGATGCGTTAAAATATTCGCTGGTTGCTCCGCTCGCAGGTAATAGCGAACTAAGAAATCCACCATTTGGTATCGGGCCTAATCCTGGTGAGGGGAAAGTTTTTTATCCTGCTCCCTATAAAACCTTGAACTGGTTGGCGGGCTATAATCTGTCTAATGTGATGGGTGGCCCTGTACCCTTACAGGTGAATGCTACCACAGGGCAGCTCATTTTTACAACCAACCGCCTGGGACTATATGTGTTTTCGGTGCTTTGCGAAGAATTCCGAGATGGCGTTAAAATTGGAGCGGTTCAACGGGATTTTCAATTGCTGGTGATCGATTGTCCGAAGAATAGTGCGCCTGTTGTACAAATAAAACAGGAAAATGCAACTGCACTTTATCAACAGGGGCAGATCATGACTTTATCCTATAGCGGCCAGCCGTGTTTTGAAGTGCTGGTGAGCGATCCGGACTTCAGTGCAACCATCCAGCTCCAGGTGAATGCACTTAATTTCCCTGCTGCCGCCCTAACGGTTTCTTCTACCTTAGGCAGGATTACCAATCCAAAAGATACCCTCCATTCAAAAGTTTGTTTTATAGAGTGTATTCCTCATTCCATGCAGGAGCCGCTACTTATAGAGATAATTGCCAGCGATAATGGCTGTCCGGTTCCCAAACGGGATACTATGGTGGTGCAGGTATACATGGAGCCTATTCCTTCTATATCTCCGGATGTAGAAACAACATTGCCTGATAACACAGTTATGGTGCAAAATGTCCAATCTATAAACTTTAATGTAACGGCTACCGACCGGGATGGAGATAAAATAAAGTTATATGCTGTTGGCCGGGGCTTTTCTTTAGCTGAAATGGGAATGAGTTTTACCAATAGCAGTGGCGTTGGTACAATTACCCAGCCTTTTGTATGGACACCCACCTGCGAGCTTATGGAAAACAAGAATACTTTTGCTATAGATTTTATTACAGAAGATAACAGCTGTTCAACGGACCGCTTCGATACAACTACGGTATACCTGACTATTGAAAGCTTTGAAAAAGTGATCAGCCAGTTTATGCCACCCAATGTATTTACGCCCAATAATGACGGTGCCAACGACTATTTCCAGATTCCAAATCTCCCTTCTGATAATTGCCAGTATGTATTTCAGAGTATAGAAGTATTCAACCGCTGGGGCAAGCCAGTGTATTCTTCACACATCCGGGATTTCCAATGGTCTGGCCTTGGCTTTCCAACAGGTACATATTTTTACCTGATCAACTATGGCGCTATTGTTTATAAAGGTACGGTTTCGCTGCTGAGGTAG
- a CDS encoding DUF4907 domain-containing protein — protein MKLFSPFMWATLLIVTAGIWLSTRKKEPVSSKSQSEIRAPAKATIADEIDVQPFVTEAGWGYVIYMKGKPYIRQDNIPVVEGNKGFSTREKALKAGQLVVYKIKHAILPPTVSKQELDSLQLLN, from the coding sequence ATGAAACTGTTTAGTCCATTTATGTGGGCAACTTTGCTCATAGTGACTGCAGGTATATGGCTTTCTACAAGGAAGAAAGAGCCTGTTTCGTCTAAATCCCAATCTGAAATCCGGGCACCTGCTAAAGCTACTATAGCTGATGAAATAGACGTTCAGCCCTTCGTAACGGAAGCCGGATGGGGCTATGTTATCTACATGAAAGGGAAACCCTATATCCGGCAGGATAATATTCCGGTGGTTGAAGGTAATAAAGGATTCAGCACCAGAGAAAAAGCACTCAAAGCCGGACAACTGGTGGTATATAAAATTAAACATGCTATTTTACCTCCTACGGTAAGCAAACAGGAACTGGATAGTCTGCAACTGCTAAACTAA
- a CDS encoding Kelch repeat-containing protein: protein MNNFKYYLLLVCLLCFVSCNNEEDEVDPVGNWTQISPIEGVARSAAVSFVIGNKAYVGTGYDSDERLSDFWEFDPASRTWKQIANFGGTARNNAVGFSINDKGYVGTGYDNVYRKDFWEYDPGNNRWSQKTDFGGTARQQATGFSLNGLGYLGTGYTGNYVSDFWRFDPNDTSNGYDTYGNPMGSWVQVASYGGKNPKRRGAVSFVIDNLAYVGTGESNGSTQKDFWAYDAEGNKWTEIAELEDADETGYPRAYGSAFAINGQGYVGVGSSGSNLADLWEYTPATNVWEQKTSFEGTARVNAVGFAIGEKGYIGTGSSSTYRFDDFWEFAPFDTYNEED, encoded by the coding sequence ATGAATAATTTTAAGTACTACCTCCTGCTGGTATGCCTGCTATGTTTTGTGTCTTGTAATAACGAAGAAGACGAAGTCGACCCTGTAGGTAACTGGACACAGATTTCTCCTATTGAGGGCGTTGCCAGAAGTGCCGCTGTCTCTTTTGTGATCGGCAATAAAGCGTATGTAGGCACCGGCTATGACAGCGATGAACGGCTCTCCGATTTCTGGGAATTCGATCCGGCAAGCCGCACCTGGAAACAGATTGCCAATTTTGGGGGCACCGCCAGGAATAATGCTGTAGGTTTCAGTATCAACGACAAAGGATATGTAGGTACTGGTTACGATAATGTATACCGCAAAGACTTCTGGGAATATGACCCGGGCAATAACCGCTGGAGTCAGAAAACAGATTTTGGCGGTACAGCCCGGCAGCAAGCCACAGGATTTTCTCTCAACGGTCTTGGATATCTGGGAACTGGATATACTGGAAATTATGTGAGCGATTTCTGGCGCTTTGATCCTAATGATACCAGCAATGGATACGATACCTATGGCAATCCGATGGGCAGCTGGGTACAAGTGGCTAGTTATGGCGGTAAAAATCCAAAAAGAAGAGGTGCTGTTAGTTTTGTAATCGATAACCTGGCCTATGTGGGCACGGGCGAAAGCAATGGTTCTACCCAGAAGGATTTCTGGGCGTATGATGCTGAAGGAAACAAATGGACCGAAATCGCAGAGCTGGAAGATGCAGATGAAACCGGCTATCCAAGAGCCTATGGTTCTGCATTTGCTATCAATGGACAGGGCTATGTAGGCGTTGGCTCCAGTGGTTCTAACCTGGCCGATTTGTGGGAATACACGCCGGCTACCAATGTATGGGAACAGAAAACTTCGTTTGAAGGTACAGCCAGGGTAAATGCAGTTGGTTTTGCCATTGGGGAAAAAGGCTATATCGGAACTGGTTCAAGCAGTACCTACCGCTTCGACGATTTCTGGGAGTTTGCCCCTTTTGATACCTATAATGAAGAAGATTAA
- a CDS encoding DUF4270 family protein: MMRFILVFIIVILSTLVISCQLQGDEDIGLELPLDTDNFGMYFTDTITVTSSTVLLDSVATTNTGYLITGQYIDGKVGKVTAKSYLGVGLNDAAPDIEEKAVFDSLVLMLDYDTYNYGDTTQLQSLYVQPLTEQLNESETYYGFDQAIYETIPIGSQSFRARPYTQHPLRIRLADDLGSKLFEMAKNNLLSSETDLKTYLHGLALIPGSDDNGSILRFTVASDSTVIRLYYHENNLDTEAFTYDFKISNGGTYFNQFSSDRSQTSLSSLQQTFQAVKSELTQEETYIQGGISLNTRIDIPYLHSLKSLGMFAINKAELIVEPVAGSYSTTVPLPQSLFLQEVNGSNWIISSAEEYMYIKADNINNTRFYSYDLTSYVNAVLEEGLPSKRGLLLSLPATENPTSLQRLVLGSGTHAEYKVKVKIYYTLVQLEEK; this comes from the coding sequence ATGATGCGGTTTATTTTAGTTTTTATTATTGTTATTCTGAGTACTCTTGTTATTTCCTGCCAGCTTCAGGGCGATGAAGATATTGGTTTAGAACTCCCCCTGGACACAGACAATTTTGGCATGTACTTTACAGATACCATCACAGTTACAAGCTCTACTGTGCTATTGGATTCTGTAGCTACTACCAATACCGGCTATCTGATCACCGGGCAATATATAGATGGAAAAGTAGGCAAAGTAACGGCTAAAAGCTATCTGGGTGTAGGCCTGAATGATGCTGCTCCGGATATTGAGGAAAAGGCGGTATTTGATTCGCTGGTATTGATGCTGGATTATGATACCTATAACTATGGCGATACAACTCAACTTCAATCCTTATATGTACAACCGTTAACGGAACAACTCAATGAATCCGAAACCTATTACGGCTTTGACCAGGCAATCTATGAAACCATTCCTATTGGCAGTCAATCGTTCCGGGCCAGACCGTATACGCAACACCCTCTCCGCATCAGGCTGGCAGATGATCTGGGTTCAAAGCTGTTTGAAATGGCTAAAAACAATCTTTTGTCTTCTGAAACTGATCTAAAAACCTATTTACATGGACTGGCACTTATTCCGGGAAGTGATGACAATGGCTCTATACTCCGCTTTACGGTAGCCAGCGATAGTACAGTAATCAGGTTGTATTACCACGAAAATAACCTGGATACAGAAGCATTTACCTATGATTTTAAAATATCCAACGGAGGTACTTATTTCAATCAGTTTTCCAGCGACCGTTCTCAAACTTCACTGTCGTCTCTGCAACAAACTTTTCAGGCGGTAAAGTCTGAATTGACGCAGGAAGAAACTTATATACAGGGCGGCATCAGTTTGAATACCCGAATAGATATTCCTTATTTACACAGCCTTAAATCTCTGGGTATGTTTGCCATTAATAAGGCTGAACTGATTGTAGAACCAGTAGCTGGCAGTTACAGCACAACGGTTCCGTTACCACAATCGCTTTTTTTGCAGGAGGTGAATGGCTCGAACTGGATTATTTCGTCGGCAGAGGAATATATGTATATAAAGGCTGATAACATCAATAATACCCGTTTCTATAGCTATGACCTTACCTCTTATGTAAATGCTGTTCTGGAGGAAGGTTTACCTTCTAAGAGAGGTTTATTATTATCTTTGCCAGCTACAGAAAACCCTACCAGTCTGCAAAGGCTCGTGTTGGGAAGCGGAACTCATGCGGAGTACAAAGTTAAAGTTAAGATTTATTATACACTGGTGCAGCTGGAGGAAAAATGA
- a CDS encoding carboxypeptidase-like regulatory domain-containing protein — MQSISNTSRYTIVILFLIVGFVSLLGIQRSQAQGSAHIIQFSGIIIGGEDSEPVGGAHIYVPKAGRGTTTNPYGFFALPVMVGDSLLISAVGYKKQYYKVPLKYEKGFSVVIELLTDTTMLPVVEVYPYPTEELFKEAFLALNLPDEKAQAAMRKNLNQQLMQEMALNAGPSGSESFRYYSNQQSNMMYNRNFAPTLQFLNPFAWANFIKQVKRGDFKKKK; from the coding sequence ATGCAAAGCATCAGTAATACAAGCAGATATACAATAGTTATTCTCTTCCTGATTGTAGGTTTTGTTTCCCTGCTGGGTATTCAACGTTCTCAGGCTCAAGGTTCAGCCCATATTATTCAATTCTCTGGTATTATTATTGGCGGTGAAGATTCTGAACCAGTAGGCGGAGCACACATTTATGTACCGAAGGCAGGACGTGGTACTACTACTAATCCTTATGGTTTTTTCGCCTTGCCTGTTATGGTTGGCGATAGTTTACTGATTAGTGCCGTGGGGTATAAGAAACAGTATTATAAAGTGCCGCTGAAATATGAAAAAGGTTTTTCGGTGGTGATTGAACTGCTCACCGATACGACCATGTTGCCGGTGGTTGAAGTATATCCCTATCCAACTGAGGAACTATTCAAAGAAGCATTTCTTGCCCTGAATCTGCCGGACGAAAAAGCGCAGGCTGCTATGCGTAAAAATCTCAATCAACAACTGATGCAGGAAATGGCCCTGAATGCTGGTCCAAGTGGCAGCGAAAGCTTTCGGTATTATAGCAATCAGCAGTCTAATATGATGTATAACCGCAACTTTGCTCCTACCCTACAGTTCCTCAACCCCTTTGCCTGGGCAAACTTCATCAAACAAGTTAAGCGGGGCGATTTCAAAAAGAAGAAGTGA
- a CDS encoding phosphatidate cytidylyltransferase, producing MRSTLNNLSNLQQRVIAAAVGGLIIVGAIMWNEWAYFSIFFLLCTFTLQEFYKLVGLDGNTPLKTYGTICGLFIFTLTFLIEKNYLDFQYYFLISPVVSCIFFIKLYKKTEQKPFTNIAFTFLGIIYVAIPFALINLCVFSQGPYSYQIILGCLFLLWSSDTGAYFAGVNFGRTKLFERVSPKKSWEGLIGGAISALLTAVLLSFSFTDLVLWQWHCIAIIIVVAGTYGDLVESLFKRSMSIKDSGSTIPGHGGFLDRFDGLLLSAPFIVTFLRIFV from the coding sequence ATGAGATCAACTTTGAATAACCTTTCCAACCTGCAGCAACGGGTAATAGCGGCAGCGGTTGGCGGGTTAATTATTGTAGGTGCTATTATGTGGAATGAATGGGCTTATTTCAGCATTTTCTTCCTGCTCTGCACCTTTACCTTACAGGAATTTTACAAACTTGTCGGCCTGGATGGTAACACTCCCCTGAAAACGTATGGGACCATCTGCGGTTTATTCATCTTTACCCTTACCTTCCTAATTGAAAAAAATTACCTGGATTTTCAGTATTACTTTTTGATTTCGCCAGTAGTTTCGTGCATTTTTTTCATCAAGCTTTATAAAAAGACGGAGCAAAAGCCCTTTACTAATATTGCTTTCACCTTTCTGGGCATTATTTACGTAGCTATTCCTTTTGCCCTTATCAACCTATGTGTGTTTTCGCAAGGGCCATATAGCTACCAGATCATACTAGGGTGTTTATTTCTCTTGTGGTCTAGTGATACTGGTGCCTATTTTGCTGGGGTGAACTTCGGAAGAACCAAGTTGTTTGAAAGAGTATCTCCGAAAAAATCCTGGGAAGGCCTGATCGGCGGCGCTATTTCCGCTTTACTGACTGCTGTATTGCTCTCCTTTTCATTTACTGATCTGGTACTCTGGCAGTGGCACTGTATTGCCATTATTATTGTTGTAGCTGGTACCTATGGGGATTTGGTAGAGTCACTGTTTAAGCGGAGCATGTCTATTAAAGATTCGGGCAGCACTATACCAGGGCATGGCGGCTTCCTCGACAGGTTCGATGGATTGCTGTTATCAGCGCCGTTTATCGTTACGTTTTTAAGAATATTTGTATAA
- a CDS encoding putative signal transducing protein yields MNNWQKVYTTPNGHQAEIVKAVLETHELPAVVMNRKDSSYLFGYFEVFVNTEDATTALKVIADEINFE; encoded by the coding sequence ATGAATAACTGGCAAAAAGTGTATACCACTCCAAATGGTCATCAGGCCGAAATTGTAAAAGCCGTACTGGAAACCCACGAACTTCCGGCCGTAGTGATGAACCGAAAAGATTCTTCATATCTTTTCGGATATTTTGAAGTATTTGTAAACACAGAAGATGCCACCACCGCCCTTAAAGTAATCGCCGATGAGATCAACTTTGAATAA
- a CDS encoding CPBP family intramembrane glutamic endopeptidase: protein MTEIYERTPVRTKRNALYEIMLLVVFVFIGLFVGYFAGVFLVLFFIGFDINLLQSALSNPTANPESRNIILALQAIPSLSAFIIAPLFFMRFIARQSTSSLNSHKQIWLVPALLCALLIIAFMPLNAFFIEWNNQMDLPGWLDGIENWMKDKENALKELTEYLTSFDTIPQLIVGLVVIALIPAIGEELLFRGLLQPRVFRITKNMHAAIWITGFIFSAIHMQFYGLIPRMLLGVLFGYVYVWSGNLWYPIIGHFVNNGFTLLMIYLYKSKMVDIDIEGTSAIPMGTSILSLAFCATLILALKQYYFKNRTSQGM, encoded by the coding sequence ATGACAGAAATATATGAAAGAACGCCGGTAAGAACCAAGCGGAATGCGTTGTATGAAATTATGTTGCTGGTGGTATTTGTATTTATTGGCTTGTTTGTAGGCTATTTTGCAGGTGTATTTTTGGTATTGTTCTTTATAGGATTTGACATCAATCTGTTACAATCAGCCCTGAGTAATCCGACTGCAAACCCTGAATCGCGAAATATTATTCTGGCCTTACAAGCTATTCCTTCTCTGAGTGCTTTTATTATAGCTCCGCTCTTTTTTATGCGATTTATTGCCCGGCAGTCCACTTCTTCCTTAAATTCTCACAAGCAAATCTGGCTGGTGCCAGCTTTGCTCTGCGCTTTGCTCATTATTGCATTTATGCCCCTGAATGCTTTTTTTATAGAATGGAATAACCAGATGGATTTGCCCGGCTGGCTGGATGGTATAGAGAACTGGATGAAGGATAAAGAAAATGCCCTGAAAGAACTTACCGAGTACCTGACTAGTTTTGATACCATTCCGCAACTCATTGTTGGGCTGGTGGTAATTGCCCTGATCCCGGCTATTGGCGAAGAATTATTGTTCCGGGGATTGTTGCAGCCCAGAGTATTCCGGATTACAAAAAATATGCATGCGGCCATCTGGATCACCGGCTTTATTTTCAGTGCAATTCACATGCAGTTCTATGGGCTGATTCCCAGGATGCTGCTGGGCGTGTTGTTTGGGTATGTGTATGTATGGTCGGGAAACTTATGGTACCCCATTATCGGGCATTTTGTAAACAATGGTTTTACCTTGCTCATGATCTATTTGTACAAATCAAAAATGGTAGACATTGATATTGAAGGTACTTCAGCCATTCCAATGGGTACATCTATCTTATCCCTGGCATTTTGTGCTACCCTGATACTGGCACTGAAACAATATTATTTTAAAAACCGGACTTCGCAGGGTATGTAG
- the dusB gene encoding tRNA dihydrouridine synthase DusB, with the protein MTKIRNIELGDFPMLLAPMEDVSDPPFRAVCKDNGADLMYTEFISSEGLIRDAAKSRQKLDIFEYERPIGIQLFGSEIDHMRKSAEIATQVNPDLIDINYGCPVKNVACRGAGAALLQDIPKMVKMTEAVIRATHLPVTVKTRLGWDDATKNVPEVAERLQDIGIAALTIHGRTRVQMYKGVADWTLIGEIKKNPRIHIPIFGNGDIDSPEKALAYKNQYSVDGVMVGRASIGYPWIFREIKHFITTGEKLAPPTLQERVDVCKKHLDFSIRWKGDKTGIFEMRRHYSNYFKGIDHFKPYRMRLVEASTYEEIEAILDEVSEKFMHSVMS; encoded by the coding sequence TTGACCAAGATCAGAAATATAGAATTAGGTGATTTCCCTATGCTGCTGGCTCCCATGGAAGATGTGAGCGATCCGCCATTCCGGGCTGTTTGTAAGGATAATGGAGCAGATTTAATGTATACCGAATTTATTTCTTCCGAAGGCCTGATCCGGGATGCAGCCAAAAGCCGACAAAAGCTCGATATTTTTGAATACGAACGGCCTATTGGTATTCAGCTATTTGGCAGCGAGATAGATCATATGCGGAAATCGGCCGAAATTGCTACCCAGGTAAATCCCGATCTGATAGATATTAATTATGGCTGTCCGGTGAAGAATGTGGCTTGCCGGGGTGCAGGAGCAGCTTTACTACAGGATATTCCTAAGATGGTAAAAATGACCGAAGCTGTGATCAGAGCCACGCATTTACCGGTAACAGTGAAAACCAGGCTGGGCTGGGATGATGCTACCAAAAATGTACCTGAAGTAGCCGAACGCTTGCAGGATATCGGTATTGCTGCTCTTACTATTCATGGCCGCACCAGGGTACAAATGTACAAAGGCGTAGCCGATTGGACCTTGATCGGAGAGATTAAAAAAAATCCACGCATTCATATTCCTATTTTTGGCAATGGCGATATTGATTCTCCTGAGAAAGCGCTGGCGTATAAGAATCAATATAGTGTTGATGGTGTAATGGTAGGCCGGGCTTCTATTGGCTATCCCTGGATTTTCAGGGAGATCAAACATTTTATTACTACCGGCGAAAAACTAGCGCCACCTACTTTGCAGGAGAGGGTAGATGTTTGTAAAAAGCACCTGGATTTCTCTATCCGGTGGAAAGGAGATAAGACTGGTATTTTTGAGATGCGCCGCCATTATAGCAATTATTTTAAAGGAATCGACCACTTTAAACCTTATCGTATGCGCCTGGTAGAAGCTTCTACTTACGAAGAAATTGAAGCAATACTCGATGAGGTATCGGAAAAGTTTATGCATTCAGTTATGTCTTAA
- a CDS encoding prephenate dehydrogenase, with translation MKISIVGIGLLGGSLALQAKEKGLTTKVVGVDNNPEHAAQALQLGIVDEIVSLEEAAQTTDLLVLATPVNVIIRQLPQVLDLIGDKTIVMDVGSTKHTICQAVSTHPKRKQFVAAHPIAGTENSGPEAAFPGLLKRKIMILCNRHESDHQAFEQVVNLSKHLEMHLSYMEAAEHDRHLAYVSHLSHISSFALGITVLDKEKDEKSIFEMAGSGFSSTVRLAKSSPQMWAPIFTHNTENISVALDAYIKKLQYFKEIIDNQDEAKSKELMQQANEIRRVLLGIDKKLTNL, from the coding sequence ATGAAAATAAGCATTGTGGGTATTGGCTTGCTGGGCGGTTCTCTGGCATTACAGGCGAAGGAAAAAGGGCTTACAACTAAAGTAGTAGGTGTAGATAATAATCCTGAACATGCCGCACAAGCCCTGCAACTGGGGATTGTAGATGAAATTGTGTCCCTGGAAGAAGCTGCTCAGACGACAGATCTATTGGTGTTAGCGACTCCGGTAAACGTAATTATCAGGCAATTGCCTCAGGTACTGGATTTAATCGGAGACAAAACTATAGTAATGGATGTAGGTTCTACTAAACATACCATTTGTCAGGCTGTATCAACACATCCGAAACGGAAACAGTTTGTAGCCGCTCACCCCATTGCTGGTACGGAAAATTCTGGTCCGGAAGCAGCTTTTCCTGGCTTGCTGAAAAGAAAAATCATGATCTTGTGTAACCGGCATGAAAGTGATCATCAGGCTTTTGAGCAGGTAGTAAATCTTTCCAAACACCTGGAAATGCATTTGAGCTATATGGAAGCGGCTGAACATGATAGGCATCTGGCGTATGTATCGCATTTAAGCCATATCAGTTCTTTTGCCTTAGGAATTACCGTACTGGATAAAGAGAAAGATGAGAAAAGTATTTTTGAAATGGCTGGCAGTGGTTTTTCTTCCACCGTTCGTTTAGCGAAAAGCTCACCGCAAATGTGGGCACCCATTTTTACACACAATACTGAAAATATATCGGTAGCATTGGATGCTTACATCAAAAAGCTACAATACTTTAAAGAAATTATAGATAACCAGGATGAGGCTAAATCCAAAGAATTGATGCAGCAGGCCAATGAAATCCGCCGGGTACTGCTGGGTATTGATAAAAAGCTGACGAATTTATAA
- a CDS encoding pyridoxal phosphate-dependent aminotransferase: protein MIIETASRLKGLKEYYFSVKLKEVKALQDSGKDVINLGVGSPDLYPSLETIHSLIASSLKKENHGYQSYKGIAAFRKGIATWYSKTYGVTLDPETEILPLIGSKEGITHISLTFLNEGDQVLVPELGYPTYRSVTEMVGATVVEYPLQEDKNYEPDWDFLEKADLSKVKLMWVNYPHMPTGAPASVALFERLVKFATEKKILICHDNPYSLVLNESKPISLLSIPGSKEVCLEMNSMSKSFNMAGWRIGWVSGAKDYIDAILKVKSNVDSGMFLPVQEAAVAALQNSEQWHKERNDIYRKRREFAYQILDQLGCIYRKDQQGMFIWAKVPISIQSVEKLVDHLLYTYHVFITPGFIFGPKGDRFVRVSLCTPENRLQQVVEQFRNIDLANI, encoded by the coding sequence ATGATTATCGAAACGGCTAGCCGGTTGAAGGGCTTGAAAGAATATTATTTTTCCGTAAAACTGAAAGAAGTAAAAGCCTTACAGGATTCCGGAAAAGATGTAATTAACCTGGGTGTTGGGAGTCCGGATTTATACCCTTCCCTTGAAACGATTCATTCGCTGATTGCCTCTTCCCTAAAAAAAGAGAATCATGGCTATCAGTCTTATAAGGGAATTGCTGCTTTCCGCAAAGGAATTGCAACTTGGTATAGTAAAACCTATGGGGTAACGCTTGATCCGGAAACAGAGATATTGCCTTTGATTGGTTCTAAAGAAGGCATTACACATATTTCTCTTACATTTTTAAATGAAGGTGATCAGGTTCTGGTGCCAGAACTGGGATATCCTACGTATCGTTCGGTTACTGAAATGGTGGGCGCTACTGTAGTAGAATATCCGCTACAGGAAGATAAAAACTATGAACCAGACTGGGATTTCCTGGAAAAAGCGGATCTGAGCAAGGTAAAACTCATGTGGGTTAATTATCCGCATATGCCTACTGGCGCACCGGCGAGCGTAGCTTTGTTTGAAAGGCTGGTAAAATTTGCGACAGAGAAAAAAATCCTTATCTGCCATGATAATCCCTACAGCCTGGTGTTGAATGAATCGAAGCCTATCAGTTTACTCTCTATTCCGGGAAGCAAGGAAGTGTGTCTGGAAATGAACTCCATGAGTAAATCGTTTAATATGGCCGGATGGCGTATTGGCTGGGTAAGTGGTGCCAAAGACTATATTGATGCGATTCTGAAAGTAAAGAGCAATGTGGATTCGGGTATGTTTCTGCCAGTACAGGAAGCGGCTGTGGCTGCCTTGCAAAATTCAGAGCAATGGCATAAAGAAAGGAATGATATTTACAGGAAACGCCGGGAATTCGCTTACCAAATTTTAGATCAATTGGGTTGCATCTACCGAAAAGACCAGCAAGGCATGTTTATCTGGGCAAAAGTACCAATATCAATACAATCGGTAGAAAAATTAGTAGACCATTTGCTGTATACTTACCATGTATTTATTACCCCAGGTTTTATTTTCGGCCCGAAAGGCGACCGTTTTGTGCGAGTATCTCTGTGTACCCCGGAAAACAGGTTACAACAGGTGGTAGAACAATTCCGGAATATAGATCTGGCGAATATTTAA